The Nocardioides marmorisolisilvae genomic interval TAGAGATAGGTGCTCTGGTCGAAGTACCAGTTCACCTCGGGATGGGCGATCACCCGCCCAGGATCGGTCTCGCACAGGCGGTGGGCCTCGACGAGCCAGTTCTCCCCCCAGAGGTCGTCGCCGTCGAGGAATGCGATGTAGCCCCGCGACACCTGAGCAGCCGCGTGGTTGCGCACCAGCGGGTGGTCCCCGTAGGAGACCTGCTCCACCCGTACGCCATACCTCTCGGCCGCCCCGAAGGCCTCGGCCGTTGCCGCGTCGGGATTGTCGAGAAGCACGAGCGTCTCGACGATGAGCCCGGCCTCGCGGGCGTGCGCCACCGCGTCGAGCAGGCTGTGGAAGGCCGGACCGGCCATCGGGCCCTCGGCATGGGCGAGCATGATCGCCGTGACGTCGACCGCCTGCTCAGTCATCCGCGTCTCCTCGGCAGATCGAGAAGGGTGGTGACGGTGTCCGCGGATGCCGCCCAACGGCCGTCGGTCGTCGCCTCACCAACCCTCAGCGGAGCATGCACCAATCGTCGGGCGGACGCGTCCGACATCACATAGCGGTCGACCAGGTCGCCGCGCAGCTCCGGGCTGTCGACAACCACCCAGTCGAGATGGGCGAAGCAGTCCTCGAACGCCCCCGCCGGAAAGCCAGTTCGGTTGCCTGCCTCGTCGTGCACGTAGCCGAAGAGGTACGCGCCCAGACTGGCGCGAGCAGCCAACTGCCGCGCATACGACGTGAACAGTTCCCAGCCCAGGCGGCTCTCCACGGTGACCACCCGATCCGCGCCCAGCCCGCGGACCACGTCGAGCAGCAGGTCGGTGCGCAGCTCAGCACCGATCCCGGCGGCGTACGACGCCACGTCGACCACACAAGCCGTGCCCTCCAGGAAGGCCGCGGGCTCCACGCCGGGGTTGTCGGTCGCCAGCACCATCAGGCTCGCCGCGGGTTGGAGAGCGGCGAAGCCCCCGGCGAGCGCAGCGGCGGCGCGAACGGCGGGGCTGTCGGCAGCATCGGGAACGAGCAAGAGGGTGTCGACATGCGTCCGGCCGAGCGCGTGCCGAAGGCGTTCCATCTGCTCGACCGGGTGGAGGCGGTGGTGCCGCCGGGGAGGCCAACCCGCGGCGCGCCGCAACGGGGTGCTGCTGGTCACGAGCGGCTCGAGCGCTGCAGCCTTGTCGATCATGGTCCGCATCGTCGGCGAGCCCAGCCGGTCGAGCTTCGACAACGCCGCCCGGCAGCCTTCCTCGAGCCAGCTCGTCCGGCTCAGGTCGTACTCGTCGCTGCGGTGCAGCATCTCCCGGAGCAGCAGTGGACGCTGCTCCTGTCGCGCAGTGGGGTCCTCCTCGCCGCTGTGGTGTGGCCCGAGGGGGCTCGGTCGGAACCGCGCCTGGTAGCAGCCGGTGGCGAGGTAGTGGGGAAACGCCCACGCGCCCCGCACTCCGGCGTGCCGATCACGGTAGTACGCCTCGTCGAACAACGGGGTCGGCACGATCTGCTCGTTCCAGCCGACCGTGAGCCAATGGAACATCGGCACGGCGTCGGGGTCCATGGTGATGCCCCGGACCGCCAGCTGTGCGGCGTACCAGCCGGGGTTGAACAGCGCACTCACCCGAAGGCCCGCGCGCGCGCCGTGGGCGAGGAAGTGCGTCGTCGCAGCATCGACGTCGAGGGGTCCTCCGAACGTGCCGCGCGTCTCGAGGTCGAGCTGGGCCGCGTAGAGGTCCGGATGGACGCACGAACGCAACCTCTCCCACAGCCCTGCGTCGCGGGCCCGGTCGCGCTGACCGACCGGCAGGAGGGTGAGCAGATCGGCCATCGGGGTCTGCGAGGTCCTGGCTCGGGACCGGATCGCGTCGGCAAGGTACGTCGCCCCGGCGGACGGGGCGTGGCCGGCTGCCCGTCCCGTCCGGGCGAAGTGCTCGCGCGGGCTGACGCCCAGATCGACGATCTGGGGATAGTGCTTGCGGTAGAAGCGACCGTCGAAGAGCTCGTCGGGGACCGGCTCGCCGCCGGCCTCCGCGGGGATGCCGCCGAATGGGCGCGGAAGCGGTGGTGCCGGTGTCAGGGCAGGGCCAGAAGGGTCGCCCGGGCGGCCGTGCGTCGACCTTTTGGTCCACTTCATCGGCGTCGATTACCTCTTCTGGTCGGCGCTGCGCCTTCGGTCGCGACCGGGCGCCAATGCTAGCATCGCGGCGCGACACGGTGACCGCAGTAATGGGAGGAGGTCGGGTGGCTGACTACCGCGAAGTCCTTGCGGCGACGCGGGCCTTGCTCGAGAAGATTGCCACCGACTATCGGCCCGCCGTCCTGGCCAACGCATTCGGTCCGGAGAGCATGGTGATGACCGACATCATCGCGGTCAACGAGCTCGACATCTCGATCGTGAGCATCGACACCGGCCGGCTGCCCGACGAGACCCACGCTCTGGCGCATAGCGTCCACCAACGCTATGGCCCGATCATCTCGATGATCAACCCCGACCCCGAGCAGGTCGGCGCCTGGACCGCCGAACACGGGCAGAACGGCTTCTACGACGCTGTCGAGCTGCGACACGGATGCTGCAACGTGCGCAAGGTCGAGCCGCTGCGCCGGATCCTGGCCGACAAGTGCGCGTGGCTGACCGGCCTGCGCCGTGAGCAGGCCCTGACCCGTCGCGACCTGAGCGAGCAGTCATGGGACGACAACTACGGGCTGCACAAGTTCAACCCGATGTTGGAGTGGACGACCGATCAGGTCTGGGCCTACATTCGCGACCAGCGGGTGCCTTACAACAAGCTCCACGACCACGGTTACACCAGCATCGGTTGCGCGCCGTGTACGCGCGCGATCTCCCCCGGCGAGGACGTCCGCGCCGGGCGCTGGTGGTGGGAGCTCGACGAGGCCAAGGAGTGCGGCCTCCACGTCAACCCGGCGACGGGGCGGCTTGAGCGCGCCAAGCCCACGATCACGACACCGGAGACCGGTGGCGAGGGTGCGTCCGACGATGCATCCAAGAGCAACTTCGAGAAGACC includes:
- a CDS encoding glycosyltransferase family A protein, which encodes MTEQAVDVTAIMLAHAEGPMAGPAFHSLLDAVAHAREAGLIVETLVLLDNPDAATAEAFGAAERYGVRVEQVSYGDHPLVRNHAAAQVSRGYIAFLDGDDLWGENWLVEAHRLCETDPGRVIAHPEVNWYFDQSTYLYFLPDQTDPEFDVYSYIRVANPWDALCMAPVAAYQDIAHIKRSLAEGFAFDDWHWNMETLVAGYVHRVAPDTIHFKRRRAGSQFAAASANKSLPRATPIMDYEWLRQHEDSGRPHAVGDVRSAD